The proteins below come from a single Elgaria multicarinata webbii isolate HBS135686 ecotype San Diego chromosome 11, rElgMul1.1.pri, whole genome shotgun sequence genomic window:
- the LOC134405638 gene encoding cathepsin D-like gives MGGRIWFAMLLLAIGAQGLMRIPLQKYPSVRDRFGRTGLPIAEMLRRGGFRSAKPPATTSVTSQRLHNYMDAQYYGEVCIGTPNQCFNVIFDTGSSNLWVPSSKCCLLHLACWVHSHYHSWFSRTHKDNDGKFEIHYGSGSLKGFLSEDILRIGNITVQNQTFAEATDLPGLVFVAAKFDGIMGLGYPSISVNNITPPFDNMMKEKLLKENVFSFHLCNSNGDTERSGGEVVFGGINHDAYEGSLNYIPVSRKAYWQIKVDKITVGGNPKDKSWWPWNMFDKDNSTKICKDGCQGIVDTGTSLITGPSDEIQALHKALGAEHTFGGQYLIDCDKLPQLPDVTFHLAGKPYTLTPKQYTLQVGKGGMTACISGFMSLDIPKPVGPLWILGDVFLRKYYSVFDRDHDRVGLAVSKQSICGSGG, from the exons GATCCCCTTGCAGAAATACCCATCCGTCCGGGACAGGTTCGGCCGTACAGGCCTCCCCATTGCTGAGATGTTAAGGCGAGGAGGGTTCCGGAGTGCGAAGCCCCCGGCGACCACATCCGTCACCAGCCAGCGGCTCCACAACTACATGGAC GCGCAGTACTATGGAGAGGTCTGCATTGGAACCCCCAATCAGTGCTTCAACGTTATCTTCGATACTGGCTCGTCCAATCTGTGGGTGCCCTCCTCCAAATGTTGCCTGTTGCATCTGGCATGCT GGGTTCACAGCCACTACCACTCCTGGTTTTCACGCACCCACAAGGACAATGATGGCAAATTTGAAATTCACTACGGAAGTGGCAGCCTCAAAGGATTCTTGAGCGAGGACATCCTTAGA ATTGGCAACATCACCGTTCAGAACCAGACATTTGCTGAGGCTACGGATTTGCCAGGGCTGGTTTTCGTTGCTGCGAAATTTGACGGTATCATGGGACTGGGTTATCCCAGCATTTCGGTGAACAACATCACCCCACCTTTCGATAACATGATGAAGGAGAAGCTCCTTAAGGAGAACGTCTTCTCATTTCATCTCTGCAA CTCTAACGGCGACACAGAAAGAAGTGGCGGCGAAGTTGTTTTTGGAGGGATCAACCACGATGCCTATGAGGGGAGCCTGAACTACATCCCGGTGTCACGCAAGGCCTACTGGCAGATCAAGGTGGACAA GATAACTGTGGGCGGCAACCCCAAGGACAAATCATGGTGGCCATGGAATATGTTTGACAAGGACAATTCAACTAAGATATGCAAGGATGGTTGCCAAGGCATTGTGGACACAGGCACTTCTCTGATCACGGGGCCTAGTGACGAAATCCAGGCTCTGCATAAGGCCCTTGGGGCTGAGCACACCTTTGGAGGGCAG TACTTGATAGATTGCGACAAGTTGCCTCAGTTACCAGATGTGACTTTTCATCTCGCCGGCAAACCCTACACCCTGACCCCAAAGCAATATACCCTCCAG GTGGGCAAGGGGGGAATGACTGCTTGCATCAGCGGTTTCATGAGTCTCGATATCCCTAAACCTGTTGGCCCGCTCTGGATCCTGGGTGATGTTTTCCTCCGAAAGTATTACTCAGTCTTTGACCGAGACCACGACCGCGTTGGCTTAGCTGTTTCCAAACAATCCATATGTGGCAGCGGTGGT